The Paenibacillus sp. FSL H7-0357 nucleotide sequence CATCTGAACCTCAAAGATCAGTTCGTCCATGGATTGAAAATGCTTATAGAATGTAACCCGGCTTACACCGGCCACGAGGCATACATCTTTAATATTAACTTTGAGAAAGCTTTGCTTCATAAAAAGTTCCTTAGCCGCAGCAATTAGTTCTTCCCGGTTTTTGTTTCTCAAATTCTGATGCCAGTTCTCAGTCATAGGCAGCAACCCGTTCTTTATCATTTTTTGGCTTTCGCAAGGTTAAGAAAAGAGCAGATGTAAGGATAAGTGCACCAAAAATATAGGGTATATTCATGTGTTTGTCAAACAACTGCCCCGCTAAAATCGGCCCAAGTATATTTCCTATGCTGGTATACGTTGTATTTAATCCGGCAGCATATCCTTGCCGATCACCAGCTGAGTTAGCAATCAGCGTACTTACCGTTGGTCTTAAGAATGCATTAAAGGCAAAAAACAGGGCAGATACCACGATCAGATAACCTAAATTAAACTTGATGATCATTAAGAGCAAACTTATTGCCGTGATCACCAAAGATAGACGTATAAGTTTCATCTCGCCTAGTCGCTTAATAAGATAATCAAGCAGCCAGATCTGCACAATGATGCCTATAACTGCGCCTACTGTAATGATAATTGAGATTTTAGCGGCATCAAAACCGTACTTTTGTTCCACAAATAAGGCATACACCGTTTCATAATTCATCAAACCAAATGTCATGATCAGAATGAGTAGGAGATAGCGGAAATACGAAGTCCGGAATGAATTTAGGATCAGGTTGTGAAGGGGCTCCCGGCGTACCCGTTTACTAACGGATTTCCGTCTTTCCTTGGGAAGTGTCTCTGGCATAAATATACTAAGCAGCGTAGCGGCAAGTCCAAGCCCACCCGCAAAAAAATAGGGGACACGTATGCCGAATTCAGCGATAATCCCCCCTAACCCTGGACCAAGTACCATACCCAAATTCATGGAAGCCCCCAATAATCCCATTCCTTTAGCGCGGGTTTCCTGAGTGGTAATATCAGCGACATAGGCCATATTGGAAGGAACCATTAATCCAATACCTATTCCCCCGATAAATCGGGCAATATACAGAAGCGGCAATGTCGCAGATACAGCAAACAGCAGATCCGAAATGACCGTTAAAAACAGACCGGATATGATCAT carries:
- a CDS encoding MFS transporter — translated: MSSLPKSARFPLFILMLNLFIALLGQGMVIPILPEYLKQFNASGAAAGYLIAAFGAAQFIFSPIGGQLSDQWGRKSMIISGLFLTVISDLLFAVSATLPLLYIARFIGGIGIGLMVPSNMAYVADITTQETRAKGMGLLGASMNLGMVLGPGLGGIIAEFGIRVPYFFAGGLGLAATLLSIFMPETLPKERRKSVSKRVRREPLHNLILNSFRTSYFRYLLLILIMTFGLMNYETVYALFVEQKYGFDAAKISIIITVGAVIGIIVQIWLLDYLIKRLGEMKLIRLSLVITAISLLLMIIKFNLGYLIVVSALFFAFNAFLRPTVSTLIANSAGDRQGYAAGLNTTYTSIGNILGPILAGQLFDKHMNIPYIFGALILTSALFLTLRKPKNDKERVAAYD